The following DNA comes from Ignavibacteria bacterium.
AAAAAAATACTTATTACTGCTGGACCCACATATGAACCCATTGACGATGTCAGATTTATCGGCAACTACTCAAGCGGTAAAATGGGATTTTCGCTTGCGCTCGCTGCTGTGCAGCGCGGAGCTGATGTTACACTTGTAGCCGGACCCGTATCATTAAAAACCCCGCGGCATGTCAACAGAATTGATGTTAATACCGCTCAGGAGATGTTCAGCGCTGTTAAAGCGAATCTGAATGGCAAAGATATTGTAATAATGTCAGCCGCAGTTGCAGACTATAAGCCTAAGAATATACATAAAGGTAAGATCAAAAAAACTGCCGGCGAAAATATTGTGATTGAAACCGAAAGAACAGATGATATTCTTGAGTATGCCGGAAAAAATAATTCAGGCTTTAAGCTGATCGGCTTTGCGCTTGAAACTGAAAATGAAATTGAATACGCTTTGAATAAAATAAAGCGTAAGAATCTTGATATGATTGTGGTGAATAATCCTAAAGTTGAAGGCGCCGGATTCAAAACCGATACCAATGTAATTACAATAATTCATAAGAATGGCAATAAAACTGAATACCCCAAAATGACAAAGTTTGAAGCTGCGCAGAAAATACTTGACAGGATAAACGGGTAACAAATGAGCTCAGAAGAAGTAAATAAACTGCTTGCCGAAACTGAATCAATAATTAAGAATTTTGACCGTTTCTATTCTGAAAAGCTTTATATCGATAAAGCTCTCCCCGAAATTACACAGCAGGGCAGTGAAAGTATTGAATCAGCACCTATAGCTAAACCAAAAGTTCGCAAATCCTCTGTAAGCACTCCGCAAAACAATAAAAGCGCTGTCGCTGAAATTGATATCTTCGGCAATGAAAATATTAAACGCGAGGAGTGGGAATTTTCTGAAACACTGGATGAGCTGAATTCAAAGATTAACATATGCATGAAATGCGGTTTGGGTAAGTTGCGTACTAATTTTGTTTTCGGTGTAGGTAACCCAAAGGCTGATATTGTTGTTATTGGAGAAGCTCCCGGCGCTGATGAGGATGCGCAGGGCGAGCCTTTTGTAGGCAGGGCAGGGCAATTGCTTAACAAAATACTAGAAGCAACCGGATTTGCCCGTGAAGAAGTATATATCCTTAATATTTTAAAATGCCGCCCGCCGGGCAACCGCAATCCCGCCCCTGATGAAGTGGAGCTTTGCAGGCCGTATCTTGAAAAGCAGCTAAAGCTTATAAATCCGAAGCTTATATTAC
Coding sequences within:
- the coaBC gene encoding bifunctional phosphopantothenoylcysteine decarboxylase/phosphopantothenate--cysteine ligase CoaBC, which encodes MELKGKKILLGISGGIAAYKCCELVRLYKKSGAEVKVIMTPSALNFVSPVTLSALSGNEVMINLFPDVDPNRSSTVETKTWHIYTGLWADIFVIAPATANTIAKIVHGISDNFLTSTVLSARSPILISPAMDEDMYLNEATSGNVSALKELGYYVIEPESGELASGLSGVGRLPEPETIYEHTVNVLSGAVKDLEGKKILITAGPTYEPIDDVRFIGNYSSGKMGFSLALAAVQRGADVTLVAGPVSLKTPRHVNRIDVNTAQEMFSAVKANLNGKDIVIMSAAVADYKPKNIHKGKIKKTAGENIVIETERTDDILEYAGKNNSGFKLIGFALETENEIEYALNKIKRKNLDMIVVNNPKVEGAGFKTDTNVITIIHKNGNKTEYPKMTKFEAAQKILDRING
- a CDS encoding uracil-DNA glycosylase, encoding MSSEEVNKLLAETESIIKNFDRFYSEKLYIDKALPEITQQGSESIESAPIAKPKVRKSSVSTPQNNKSAVAEIDIFGNENIKREEWEFSETLDELNSKINICMKCGLGKLRTNFVFGVGNPKADIVVIGEAPGADEDAQGEPFVGRAGQLLNKILEATGFAREEVYILNILKCRPPGNRNPAPDEVELCRPYLEKQLKLINPKLILLLGKVASESLLKTKEPLNKLRGKTHDYKGWKVRVTFHPAALLRNPNWKRPTWEDMQEFKALYEELTGKNHK